TTTCCAGCCGTCAGCTTCAGGGCCGTTAATGATGAAGCCAATGCGGGTGTCCTTCATGTTGAAGGTAGAGCGGTCGTCTCTGTCTCTGAGGGGTAGTTTTGTGATGAAGGCGTCTGTTCCCATGTTGTGGGTGTCGTAGATAGCGTCCAGCTTGATCTTTCCGTAGATTTTGATGGGGCTTTTTACTCCTGTTACGGCTTTTGCTCCGACTCCCTTCTTGGCTTCAAGCTCTGCCAGCCTTGCCTGTAGTCTTGCCATTTGCTCGTGGAGCTGTCTGATTTGGGCCCTTAGGCTTTCAACGTCGTCCTGAGCGTAAGAAGGTGTAGCCAGTAGAGAAGCAAGTGCTGTAAGCGTTAGGAGCTTTCTCATGGCACCTCCTTTTAACTTGTGTTGCCATAATTGTAACAAAATTTTAATATTTCCTTATACAAGATAATTAGGAAAAACTGTTAAAACAGTGTAAAAAACTCGTTAAAATGATGTAAAAGAGATGGTGAAAATACTGTTAATAGAAGACGATAAAAGCCTTGCTGAAGAGATTTACGAGGTTTTCACAGACTACGGCTTTGATGTGGAGTTAGGAACAAGTAGGGACGATATTTTCCGTCGGAACGGTTACTCTTTTCTAATCTTTGACCTTGCCCTATTAGGTATGAAAGGACTTGAAATCTGTCAGGCCGTAAAGAAGCGGAGGGATATTCCCATCGTTGTTTTGAGTTCTGTCTGTGATGTTAACGTGAAGGTGAAGTGGTTTGAGATGGGGGCCGATGACTTCTTAGTGAAACCTTTCAGCACGAGGGAGCTCCTTGCTCGGTGTATCGCCATAATGAGGCGCTATAGAGAAAAGCTCAGGAATGTCCTTGAGTTTGAGGGAATGATTTTGAAGAAAAATGAGGGGCGGGTTATTGTTGATGACAAGAGTGTTGACCTAACTAAGATAGAACTTCAGATACTGGAGCTCCTCATGAGGTATCAGGAGGAGGTTCTTCCCAAGGAGTTTATCTTAGACAGAGTTTGGGGCAGCAGGAAGAACGCAAGAACCTTGGACGTTTACATTCATAGGCTTAGAAAGAAGTTGGGGAAGAAGGGTAAACACCTTAAGACTTTGATGAACGTAGGGTATATACTGACAAGGAACGTTTAATAATTAAATAATGTTAACTGTCCTGCGTCGTTAGTTCTGGTCGTGTTAGTTTAACCGGAGAGTTAACCTTCACTGCTGGGCAGATTCTGACACAGTTTAGGCACCTAAGGCAGGCTGGAGAGTTGGGGTCCTTGTAAATTTGGTAGTTAACAGGGCAGGATTTTTGACAGAGGTTGCATTCTATACAAGTTTCCTTCTCAAGCTTAAAGTCAACAATACTCAGCTTGTTGAAGATTGAGAAAAGGGCTCCCAGAGGACAGAAATAGCGGCAAAAAGGCCGTTTTATAAAGATAGAGCCGTATAAGAATATACTTCCGAGGGCTAACTTGAAGAGAAAGAAAGCTCCTGCCATGTTCAGAATCATCGTGCTGACGGCAACCCAGTAGATACCGGCCTCTACGGTTCCGGTGGGGCAAACCATGCAGAAGTAGTGTTCCTTAAATAGGTAAGGAAGTAACAGTACTCCAAAAAGTAGCATCAGGTATTTCACGTATACAAAAGGTCTTGGAAGCTCAAACTTGGCAGAAGGGATTTTGTGAAGAAGGTCCTGAAAGAGACCAAAGGGGCAGACCCAGCCACATATCCACCTGCCAAAACTTGCTGAAACGGCAGCGATAACCCCAAGGGTTAGTAGGGGGATTTTGGAAATGACCAGAAAGTGGGAGAGCGTTCCTATGGGACAGGAGTAAACAGAGGCCGGACAGGCGTAACAGTTCATTATTGGCAGAGGAATGGACTTTAGCTTTCCCGTGTAAAGCCTTGCTGTAAAGAAATTCCACAGGTGAAAATTTGCAAAGATTGCCGTTAAGGACTGGTA
The sequence above is a segment of the Phorcysia thermohydrogeniphila genome. Coding sequences within it:
- a CDS encoding response regulator transcription factor, giving the protein MKILLIEDDKSLAEEIYEVFTDYGFDVELGTSRDDIFRRNGYSFLIFDLALLGMKGLEICQAVKKRRDIPIVVLSSVCDVNVKVKWFEMGADDFLVKPFSTRELLARCIAIMRRYREKLRNVLEFEGMILKKNEGRVIVDDKSVDLTKIELQILELLMRYQEEVLPKEFILDRVWGSRKNARTLDVYIHRLRKKLGKKGKHLKTLMNVGYILTRNV
- a CDS encoding 4Fe-4S binding protein, with translation MLRIPLLRNRRLYQSLTAIFANFHLWNFFTARLYTGKLKSIPLPIMNCYACPASVYSCPIGTLSHFLVISKIPLLTLGVIAAVSASFGRWICGWVCPFGLFQDLLHKIPSAKFELPRPFVYVKYLMLLFGVLLLPYLFKEHYFCMVCPTGTVEAGIYWVAVSTMILNMAGAFFLFKLALGSIFLYGSIFIKRPFCRYFCPLGALFSIFNKLSIVDFKLEKETCIECNLCQKSCPVNYQIYKDPNSPACLRCLNCVRICPAVKVNSPVKLTRPELTTQDS